The Raphanus sativus cultivar WK10039 chromosome 2, ASM80110v3, whole genome shotgun sequence genome includes a region encoding these proteins:
- the LOC108843052 gene encoding LOW QUALITY PROTEIN: receptor-like serine/threonine-protein kinase SD1-8 (The sequence of the model RefSeq protein was modified relative to this genomic sequence to represent the inferred CDS: inserted 1 base in 1 codon; deleted 1 base in 1 codon), giving the protein MLCGDMRGVLFSVLLLFPAFSFSANTLSATESLTISSNKTISSPGNIFELGFFKPSLSSRWYLGIWYKAISKRTYVWVANRDHPLSTSIGTLKISDSNLVVVDGSDTAVWSTNLTGGGDVTSPVVAELLDNGNFVLRYSNDDNADGVLWQSFDYPTDTLLPEMKLGWDLKTGFNRFLRSWKSSDDPSSGDFSFKLETRGFPEAFLWNKATRCTGAVRGMESGLAVYRKXQLLDYIEFNFTASDQEVTYSFQITKNNMYSRLSLSSTGLLQRFTWIEAVQNWNQFWFAPKDQCDEYKECGTFGYCDSNTYPVCNCMRGFQPRNPQAWGLRDGSDGCVRKTALSCDGGDGFVRLKKMKLPDTAATSVDRGIGIKECEEKCKNDCNCTAFANTDIRGGGSGCVVWTGEISDTRNYAKGGQDLYVKLAASDLEDTTNRNAKIIGSCIGVSVLLLLCFIIFRLWKKKQKRSIAIETPFGDQMRSQDLLMNEVVMPSRRHIFRENKTDDLELPLMDFEAVAIATDNFSNANKLGQGGFGIVYKGRLLDGQEIAVKRLSKMSVQGTDEFKNEVKLIARLQHINLVRLLGCCVDGSEKMLIYEYLENLSLDSHLFDKTRSCKLDWEKRFDITNGIARGLLYLHQDSRFRIIHRDLKASNVLLDKDMTPKISDFGMARIFGRDETEANTRKVVGTYGYMSPEYAMDGIFSTKSDVFSFGVLLLEIISGKRNKGFYNSDHDLNLLGCVWRNWKKGKGLDIVDPIILDSSPSTFRPLEILRCIKIGLLCVQERASDRPTMSSVVMMLGSETTAIPQPEQPGYCVGRSPLDTDSSSSNQRHDESWSVNQMTVSVIDPR; this is encoded by the exons ATGTTGTGTGGAGACATGAGAGGTGTACTCTTCTCCGTCTTACTTCTGTTCCCTGCTTTCTCATTCTCTGCCAACACTTTGTCGGCCACCGAATCTCTAACCATCTCAAGCAACAAGACCATTTCGTCTCCTGGTAACATTTTCGAGCTTGGTTTCTTCAAACCCTCTTTGTCTTCTCGTTGGTATCTCGGGATATGGTACAAGGCAATCTCCAAGAGAACCTACGTTTGGGTCGCAAACAGAGACCATCCTCTCTCCACTTCCATCGGAACTCTCAAAATCTCCGACAGTAACCTCGTCGTTGTCGATGGTTCCGACACAGCTGTTTGGTCGACGAATCTTACCGGAGGAGGAGATGTGACATCTCCGGTGGTTGCAGAGCTTCTTGATAACGGTAACTTCGTTCTCAGATACTCTAACGACGACAACGCAGACGGAGTTTTGTGGCAGAGTTTTGATTATCCGACAGATACTTTACTCCCGGAGATGAAACTCGGCTGGGATCTCAAAACCGGGTTTAACCGGTTCTTGAGATCTTGGAAAAGTTCAGATGATCCATCAAGCGGCGACTTCTCGTTCAAACTCGAGACCAGAGGGTTTCCGGAGGCTTTCTTGTGGAACAAAGCGACGCGA TGTACCGGAGCGGTCCGTGGAATGGAATCCGGTTTAGCGGTGTACCGGA TGCAGCTGCTGGACTACATAGAGTTCAACTTCACAGCGAGTGATCAAGAAGTGACTTACTCATTCCAAATCACCAAAAACAACATGTACTCGAGGTTAAGTTTGAGTTCCACGGGGTTGTTACAACGGTTCACTTGGATTGAAGCAGTGCAGAACTGGAACCAGTTCTGGTTCGCACCAAAAGACCAATGTGATGAGTACAAAGAGTGTGGAACTTTCGGTTACTGCGATTCCAACACGTATCCGGTTTGTAACTGTATGAGAGGGTTTCAGCCGAGGAATCCACAGGCGTGGGGGTTAAGGGATGGGTCTGATGGTTGCGTGAGGAAGACGGCCTTGAGTTGTGACGGTGGAGATGGGTTTGTGCGgttgaagaaaatgaaattgCCGGATACTGCGGCGACTAGTGTGGACAGAGGAATAGGTATTAAAGAATGTGAAGAGAAGTGCAAAAATGATTGTAATTGTACGGCGTTTGCTAATACGGATATCCGAGGTGGTGGATCGGGTTGCGTTGTGTGGACCGGAGAGATTTCTGATACCCGGAATTATGCTAAGGGTGGTCAGGATCTTTACGTTAAGTTGGCTGCTAGTGATCTCG AGGACACGACGAACCGAAATGCAAAAATCATTGGCTCATGCATTGGAGTGAGCGTTTTGCTTCTTTTATGTTTCATCATCTTTCGTCTTTGGAAAAAGAAGCAGAAGCGATCAATAGCAATTGAAACACCCTTTG GTGATCAAATGAGGAGCCAAGATTTGCTAATGAACGAAGTGGTAATGCCTAGTAGGAGACATATAtttagagaaaacaaaacagatGATCTCGAACTGCCATTAATGGACTTTGAAGCTGTTGCCATTGCCACTGACAATTTCTCAAATGCTAACAAGCTCGGTCAAGGGGGTTTCGGTATAGTTTACAAG GGAAGGTTACTTGACGGGCAAGAAATCGCTGTAAAAAGACTTTCGAAGATGTCGGTGCAAGGGACAGATGAGTTCAAGAATGAGGTGAAACTCATTGCAAGGCTTCAGCACATAAACCTTGTCCGTCTTCTTGGGTGTTGCGTCGATGGGAGTGAGAAGATGTTGATCTACGAGTATTTGGAGAATCTTAGTCTCGATTCTCATCTCTTTG ACAAGACTCGAAGCTGTAAGCTAGACTGGGAGAAGAGGTTTGATATAACGAATGGTATTGCTAGAGGACTTCTTTATCTTCACCAAGATTCACGGTTTAGGATTATCCATAGAGACTTGAAAGCGAGCAATGTATTGCTTGATAAAGATATGACTCCAAAGATCTCGGATTTTGGGATGGCTAGGATCTTTGGACGTGATGAGACAGAAGCTAATACGAGGAAGGTGGTGGGAACTTA TGGCTATATGTCCCCGGAATATGCGATGGATGGAATATTCTCTACAAAATCTGATGTTTTCAGCTTCGGTGTTTTGCTTCTTGAGATCATAAGTGGCaagaggaacaaaggattctaCAACTCTGACCATGACCTTAATCTTCTTGGTTGT GTGTGGAGGAACTGGAAAAAAGGGAAAGGGCTAGACATCGTTGATCCAATCATCTTAGATTCTTCACCATCAACGTTCCGTCCACTTGAAATCTTAAGATGCATTAAGATTGGCCTCTTGTGTGTTCAAGAACGTGCAAGCGACAGACCAACGATGTCGTCGGTAGTTATGATGCTAGGAAGTGAAACAACGGCTATTCCTCAGCCTGAACAGCCAGGTTATTGCGTTGGGAGAAGTCCTCTTGACACTGATTCATCATCGAGTAATCAGCGGCATGATGAATCTTGGTCTGTGAACCAAATGACTGTATCGGTCATTGACCCTCGGTGA